From one Synechocystis sp. PCC 6803 substr. PCC-P genomic stretch:
- a CDS encoding bifunctional diguanylate cyclase/phosphodiesterase, translated as MFLRGVSKVPNSPQFNDPIQNLAWEMAHCLEQKKFHLHYQPQIDIKTGALLGVETLIRWHHPRLGFISPAEFIPIAEQTGLIVPMGYWVLQQSCLQYQRWLSQGIPPFKLSVNLSLRQLQEANLVSEIESIVAQTQISYQQITLEVTESLMLYEPGETINRLNQLNEMGIQIAIDDFGVGYSSLSYLKDLPLQTLKIDKSFLDDLLTREKNQVILQSIIELGHRLDLKIVAEGVESVEQLAMLKSMDCDYGQGYLFSRPLTDQDTTAFFRTSSFLETRCLATV; from the coding sequence TTGTTTCTCCGTGGAGTTAGTAAAGTTCCCAACTCTCCCCAATTTAATGACCCAATTCAAAACCTGGCCTGGGAAATGGCCCATTGCCTGGAGCAAAAAAAATTTCACCTCCATTACCAACCCCAGATTGATATCAAAACAGGAGCTTTATTGGGGGTCGAAACCCTCATTCGTTGGCACCACCCCCGCCTAGGCTTTATCTCCCCTGCCGAGTTTATTCCCATTGCCGAACAAACCGGATTAATTGTCCCCATGGGCTACTGGGTACTACAACAAAGCTGCCTTCAATACCAACGCTGGCTTTCCCAAGGCATTCCTCCTTTCAAGTTATCGGTCAATTTATCCCTACGTCAATTACAGGAAGCGAACTTAGTAAGCGAGATAGAAAGTATTGTTGCTCAGACTCAAATAAGTTACCAGCAAATTACCCTGGAAGTGACAGAAAGTCTTATGCTCTATGAACCAGGGGAAACCATTAATCGCCTCAATCAACTAAATGAAATGGGCATACAAATCGCCATTGATGATTTTGGTGTCGGCTATTCTTCCCTCTCCTATCTCAAGGATTTACCTCTCCAGACTTTAAAAATTGATAAGTCGTTCTTAGATGACCTTTTGACTAGGGAAAAAAATCAGGTAATTCTCCAAAGCATTATCGAACTAGGTCATCGTCTAGATCTAAAAATTGTTGCCGAAGGCGTGGAGAGTGTAGAACAATTAGCCATGCTCAAATCCATGGATTGCGACTATGGCCAAGGCTACCTTTTCAGTCGCCCTCTAACTGATCAAGATACTACTGCTTTTTTTCGCACATCATCCTTTCTGGAAACTCGCTGCCTAGCTACAGTTTAA
- a CDS encoding response regulator, translating to MSNSVLSTSSPGNIQTRQAIPAQLLYSLVNQKASGKLVVQNPFDEFVYWQVYLGDGRIHLANSANGCSERLNYLIGSTLRQKGIELPSRIADDYIFLSGLWKRDVFSFQQTRSILTQASQEALVQVLSLPKTSYRFNQEKELSELFLNLELEKTITPIKHKIRYWWELRSYINSPFQRPLVENWLSLRQNLVKNNLHGQHWLKRFHTCLENLNCLYEIAGHLEISTLELALMLQPMVKTGEIKMLPYQEIQTDDRPLVAYVDHREVQQRMMTYSLEKEGYRALVLDDPFRALTVLLNSPPNLIIINTDLPDMNGYQLCSFCRKSNQLKDVPILLLGKGDNLISGIRIKLCQASGYLSEPFVPEELLDRVAKLLPTNKTNS from the coding sequence ATGAGCAATTCAGTTTTGTCCACTTCTTCCCCAGGTAATATCCAAACTCGGCAGGCGATTCCGGCCCAACTCCTCTATTCCCTCGTCAACCAAAAAGCCAGCGGCAAACTTGTGGTACAAAACCCCTTTGACGAATTTGTTTATTGGCAAGTTTATTTGGGGGATGGTCGTATTCACTTGGCCAACAGCGCCAATGGTTGTTCCGAAAGACTTAATTATCTGATTGGTAGCACCCTTCGTCAGAAGGGCATTGAACTGCCATCAAGAATTGCTGACGATTATATTTTTCTTTCCGGGCTCTGGAAAAGGGATGTTTTTTCCTTTCAGCAAACCCGCTCGATTCTGACCCAAGCTAGCCAAGAAGCCTTAGTTCAGGTACTTTCCTTACCTAAAACATCCTATCGTTTTAATCAAGAAAAAGAACTGAGCGAACTATTTTTGAATTTAGAGTTAGAAAAAACTATTACCCCCATCAAACATAAAATTCGCTATTGGTGGGAATTGAGGTCCTATATTAACTCGCCTTTCCAGCGACCCCTAGTGGAAAACTGGCTTAGTCTGCGCCAAAATTTGGTGAAAAATAACCTCCATGGCCAACATTGGCTAAAACGCTTCCACACTTGCTTGGAAAATCTAAATTGCTTATATGAAATTGCCGGGCATTTGGAAATCAGTACTTTGGAGTTGGCATTAATGCTACAGCCCATGGTCAAGACTGGCGAAATCAAGATGCTGCCTTATCAAGAAATTCAAACGGATGACCGCCCTTTGGTGGCTTATGTTGACCATAGGGAAGTCCAGCAGCGCATGATGACCTATTCTTTGGAAAAAGAAGGCTATCGAGCCTTAGTACTGGATGATCCCTTTCGGGCTTTAACGGTGTTGTTGAATTCTCCCCCCAATCTGATTATCATAAATACTGACTTGCCGGACATGAACGGTTATCAACTCTGTTCGTTTTGCCGTAAGTCCAATCAACTTAAAGATGTGCCGATCCTACTATTGGGGAAAGGTGACAATTTGATCAGCGGTATTCGTATCAAACTTTGTCAAGCTTCTGGGTACTTAAGTGAGCCTTTTGTTCCAGAAGAATTACTCGATCGGGTGGCAAAACTCCTTCCCACCAATAAAACCAACTCCTGA
- a CDS encoding BLUF domain-containing protein, with translation MSLYRLIYSSQGIPNLQPQDLKDILESSQRNNPANGITGLLCYSKPAFLQVLEGECEQVNETYHRIVQDERHHSPQIIECMPIRRRNFEVWSMQAITVNDLSTEQVKTLVLKYSGFTTLRPSAMDPEQCLNFLLDIAKIYELSDNFFLDL, from the coding sequence ATGAGTTTGTACCGTTTGATTTACAGCAGTCAGGGCATTCCCAATTTACAACCCCAGGATTTAAAAGATATCTTAGAATCTTCCCAAAGAAATAATCCGGCCAATGGCATTACCGGACTGCTCTGCTACAGCAAGCCGGCTTTTCTGCAGGTATTGGAAGGAGAGTGTGAACAGGTTAATGAAACCTACCACCGGATTGTGCAAGATGAACGCCACCACAGCCCCCAGATCATTGAGTGTATGCCGATCAGAAGAAGAAACTTCGAGGTTTGGTCTATGCAAGCGATCACGGTGAATGATTTGTCAACGGAACAGGTTAAGACTTTGGTATTGAAATATTCCGGCTTCACCACCCTACGGCCCAGTGCCATGGACCCGGAACAATGCCTAAACTTTTTGCTAGACATTGCCAAGATTTACGAGTTGTCCGATAACTTTTTCCTCGACCTCTAA
- the pheT gene encoding phenylalanine--tRNA ligase subunit beta encodes MRISVNWLQSLVELNLSPEELGELLTIAGLEVEEIEDRRSWAAGVVLGRVISREKHPNADKLSVCVVDIGTEEPSTIVCGAANVRADILVPVATLGSYLPKVDLKIKPAKLRGVKSSGMICSLAELGLSKESEGIHIFPDLDLPSGSPVGPLLGLDDVILEISPTANRADALSMVGVAREVAALTGGKLSLPEIKAVSVSDQDLPISVTEPQACPTYVGTVIRGVKVGPSPDWLQQRLLAAGTRPINNVVDVTNYVLLEWGQPLHSFDQDKLQTLVGPEGFALGVRFAEEGEKLITLDDQERTLQPQNLLVTANDQPVAIAGVMGGAATEVDENTQNIVLETALFDGVTIRKSSKAINLRSESSTRYERGVNRCELEVALHRAIALMTELAGGTVVRQGKADQRQDRGEAIINLRLERLQQLLGKVNTPTGIGNITAEDVERILTDLGCGLTRQSDSDTPVWAVTVPSYRQRDIEREIDLIEEVARLYGYDHFCEQLPSNTIAGGLSPSYQAELALREACRGVGLTEVVHYSLVKPHGSEVMLANPLFAEYSALRTNLLDGLITAFANNQAQNNGALNAFEVGRVFWQNEGDIGEADHLAGICGGSQITEGTWPQGGKPQPMSWYDAKGLLEAIFQRLGATVTYSGDHQDPRLHPGRTALLSCNGTVLGRFGQLHPQLRREKGLIDEVYAFEITLTPLYQAMETQILGTPDFRPYSPYPAVARDLALYAPLELTVAELTQAMVKAGGDLLEQVELFDEYRGQSVPAGQRSLAFSLAYRVGDRTLTDADVEPLHNQIREALTKQFAVSLRS; translated from the coding sequence ATGCGCATCTCTGTCAACTGGCTGCAATCCCTGGTTGAACTTAATTTGTCTCCAGAAGAGCTTGGGGAATTGCTAACGATCGCCGGTTTGGAAGTGGAAGAAATTGAAGACCGTCGGAGCTGGGCAGCGGGGGTGGTGCTGGGGCGAGTAATTTCCCGGGAAAAACACCCCAATGCCGATAAATTAAGCGTTTGCGTGGTGGATATTGGGACAGAGGAGCCTTCTACCATCGTCTGTGGTGCTGCCAATGTCAGGGCAGATATTTTGGTACCGGTGGCCACCCTGGGCAGTTACTTACCCAAAGTAGATCTAAAAATTAAACCCGCCAAGTTAAGGGGGGTAAAATCTTCCGGCATGATTTGTTCCCTAGCGGAATTGGGTCTGAGTAAGGAGTCTGAAGGTATTCATATTTTTCCAGACTTGGACTTGCCCTCGGGTAGTCCTGTGGGGCCCCTACTCGGTTTAGACGATGTCATTCTAGAAATTAGCCCCACCGCCAACCGGGCCGATGCCCTCAGTATGGTGGGGGTAGCCAGGGAAGTGGCCGCCCTCACTGGAGGTAAGCTGAGCCTACCGGAGATAAAAGCGGTATCGGTATCCGACCAGGATTTGCCCATCAGTGTGACGGAACCCCAGGCTTGTCCTACCTATGTGGGCACAGTAATACGGGGAGTCAAAGTGGGTCCTTCCCCGGATTGGTTACAACAAAGACTGTTAGCGGCGGGAACTAGGCCCATCAACAACGTGGTGGACGTGACCAATTACGTGCTGTTGGAATGGGGTCAGCCCTTGCACAGCTTTGACCAGGATAAATTGCAAACCCTAGTTGGCCCAGAAGGGTTTGCCCTGGGGGTACGCTTTGCTGAGGAAGGGGAAAAGTTAATTACCCTGGATGACCAGGAACGGACTTTGCAACCCCAAAATTTATTGGTTACTGCCAACGACCAACCAGTGGCGATCGCCGGGGTGATGGGGGGAGCCGCTACAGAGGTGGATGAAAATACCCAAAATATTGTGCTGGAAACCGCCCTATTTGATGGGGTCACCATCCGCAAATCCAGTAAGGCCATTAATCTCCGCAGTGAATCTTCCACCCGCTATGAACGGGGCGTGAACCGGTGTGAATTGGAAGTCGCTTTGCACCGGGCGATCGCCCTAATGACGGAATTGGCCGGGGGCACCGTAGTCCGCCAAGGTAAAGCCGATCAGCGGCAAGACCGAGGGGAAGCGATAATTAATCTGCGTTTGGAACGCTTGCAACAATTGCTGGGTAAAGTAAACACCCCCACCGGCATCGGTAATATTACCGCTGAAGATGTGGAAAGAATTTTGACCGATCTGGGTTGTGGATTAACCCGACAATCAGACAGTGACACTCCGGTGTGGGCTGTGACAGTACCCTCCTACCGTCAACGGGATATTGAACGGGAAATTGACCTAATTGAGGAAGTAGCCCGACTGTACGGCTATGACCACTTCTGTGAGCAGTTACCCTCCAATACCATTGCCGGTGGTTTATCCCCCTCCTATCAAGCTGAGTTAGCCCTACGGGAAGCCTGTCGAGGAGTAGGTTTAACCGAGGTAGTTCATTACTCCTTAGTGAAACCCCACGGGTCTGAAGTGATGCTGGCTAACCCCCTCTTTGCGGAATATTCCGCTCTCCGCACCAATTTACTCGATGGTTTGATTACCGCCTTTGCCAACAACCAGGCCCAAAATAATGGGGCTTTGAATGCCTTTGAAGTGGGTCGGGTCTTTTGGCAGAACGAAGGAGACATCGGTGAGGCGGACCACCTGGCGGGCATTTGCGGCGGATCCCAGATTACCGAAGGCACCTGGCCCCAGGGTGGTAAACCCCAACCCATGAGCTGGTACGATGCCAAAGGTTTATTAGAGGCCATCTTTCAGCGTTTGGGGGCAACCGTCACCTACAGCGGCGATCACCAAGATCCCCGCCTCCATCCCGGTCGCACCGCCCTGTTGAGCTGTAACGGAACAGTGTTAGGACGCTTTGGGCAACTCCATCCCCAATTACGCCGGGAAAAAGGTCTGATTGATGAGGTTTACGCCTTTGAAATCACCCTAACCCCCCTATACCAAGCCATGGAAACCCAAATTCTGGGTACTCCCGATTTCCGTCCTTATTCCCCTTACCCAGCGGTGGCCAGGGATTTAGCCCTCTATGCTCCCCTGGAACTAACCGTGGCGGAACTGACCCAAGCCATGGTTAAAGCGGGCGGCGATTTACTCGAGCAGGTGGAACTATTTGATGAATACCGGGGGCAATCCGTCCCCGCCGGACAACGGAGTCTCGCCTTTAGTTTGGCCTACCGGGTCGGCGATCGAACCCTCACCGATGCCGATGTGGAACCCCTACATAATCAAATTCGTGAAGCTTTGACCAAACAATTTGCCGTTAGTTTACGCAGTTAG
- a CDS encoding serine/threonine-protein kinase, with the protein MSFCVNPNCPHPKNPNNVQVCQACGNSLRLNGRYQTLGLLGKGGFGATFAAADVALPGTPICVVKQLRPQTDDPNVFRMAKELFEREAQTLGRVGNHPQVPRLLDYFEDDHQFYLVQEYVKGHNLHQEVKKNGTFTEGSVKQFLTEILPILDYIHSQKVIHRDIKPANLIRRQTDQKLVLIDFGAVKNQIDSVLSSNTSAQTALTAFAVGTAGFAPPEQMAMRPVYASDIYATGVTCLYLLTGKTPKEIDCNSQTGEMDWEKHVTVSSKFAEVIRKMLELSVRHRYKSAQQVLDALEMPTYEDGMMQGMVSTPFTTLTGAGDEPATGIRMGNSSSPDYGDPSTRFNTNVQPRDPSSTSLNTGIKTRTAKPRQSPRDRATSNIESPTTRVRPASNMADGGSVGAGGIDYNMVNPKPFSRREEEKQAIANQPETKRWNGKTFLAEYAQGKRDFADQNLVGIVLAKAFVPGINCYQANLTNANFEQAELTRADFGKARLKNVIFKGANLSDAYFGYADLRGADLRGANLNGVNFKYANLQGANFSGADLGSAKVSPEQLKLAKTNWRTVMPGSGRRR; encoded by the coding sequence ATGAGTTTTTGCGTTAATCCCAATTGTCCCCATCCGAAAAACCCCAATAATGTGCAGGTATGCCAGGCCTGTGGGAATAGTCTGCGCCTCAACGGCCGTTACCAAACCTTGGGTTTATTAGGAAAAGGGGGATTTGGGGCCACCTTTGCCGCAGCGGACGTGGCACTGCCGGGGACTCCCATTTGTGTGGTGAAGCAGTTACGGCCCCAAACCGATGATCCCAATGTGTTCCGTATGGCCAAGGAACTGTTTGAGCGGGAAGCCCAGACCCTGGGTCGGGTGGGCAATCATCCCCAAGTGCCCCGTTTACTGGATTATTTTGAGGACGATCACCAGTTTTATTTAGTGCAAGAGTATGTTAAGGGGCATAATTTGCACCAAGAAGTGAAAAAAAATGGCACTTTTACCGAGGGGAGTGTCAAGCAATTTTTAACAGAAATATTACCTATCCTTGACTATATCCATTCCCAAAAGGTTATTCATCGGGATATTAAGCCTGCCAACCTCATTAGGCGGCAAACAGACCAGAAATTAGTGCTGATCGATTTTGGCGCAGTGAAAAATCAAATTGATTCGGTCCTCTCTTCCAACACCTCTGCCCAAACGGCCTTAACGGCCTTTGCGGTGGGCACCGCCGGCTTTGCTCCCCCGGAACAGATGGCCATGCGGCCAGTTTACGCCAGTGATATTTATGCCACCGGGGTAACTTGTTTGTATTTACTAACTGGTAAGACCCCCAAGGAGATTGATTGCAATAGCCAAACCGGGGAGATGGACTGGGAAAAACATGTGACAGTTTCCAGCAAATTTGCTGAAGTGATCCGCAAAATGTTGGAACTTTCTGTGCGCCACCGTTACAAGAGTGCCCAACAGGTGCTGGATGCCCTGGAGATGCCCACCTATGAGGATGGCATGATGCAGGGCATGGTTTCTACCCCCTTTACTACCCTAACAGGAGCTGGGGACGAGCCGGCCACGGGTATCCGCATGGGGAATAGTTCTTCTCCAGACTATGGCGACCCATCCACCCGATTTAACACCAATGTCCAGCCCAGGGACCCTAGTTCCACTAGCCTGAATACTGGCATTAAAACCCGCACAGCTAAACCGAGGCAAAGTCCCAGGGATAGGGCTACCAGCAATATTGAGTCTCCGACCACCAGGGTACGTCCTGCCTCCAATATGGCGGATGGAGGCTCTGTTGGGGCAGGGGGGATTGACTACAACATGGTTAACCCAAAACCCTTTTCCCGTCGGGAAGAAGAAAAGCAGGCGATCGCCAACCAACCGGAGACTAAACGTTGGAATGGCAAAACTTTTTTGGCGGAGTATGCCCAGGGTAAAAGGGATTTTGCCGATCAGAATTTAGTGGGCATAGTGTTAGCTAAGGCGTTTGTGCCGGGGATTAATTGTTATCAGGCTAATCTGACCAATGCTAATTTTGAGCAAGCGGAGCTCACTAGGGCAGACTTTGGCAAGGCCCGCTTGAAAAATGTCATCTTCAAAGGGGCTAATTTGAGCGATGCCTACTTTGGCTATGCTGACCTGCGGGGGGCAGATCTACGGGGAGCAAATCTCAACGGTGTTAATTTTAAATACGCCAATCTCCAGGGGGCCAATTTCTCCGGGGCGGATTTGGGTTCAGCCAAAGTATCCCCAGAGCAGTTGAAGCTTGCTAAAACCAATTGGCGCACGGTTATGCCCGGTTCTGGTCGGCGGAGATAG
- a CDS encoding response regulator transcription factor, with translation MEKIRIALIEDEDLIRQGLQDALTMEPSFEWVGEAANGRLGLVMMQQTRPDVVIIDIGLPDMNGIDVTQQLKKGPLNCQCRVVILTLNDQEETVLAAFSAGADAYCMKDSRTELLIEAIQATHGGFAWIDPAIARIVLAHAPGAEPSEPSSPSRTSLSYGLTERELEVLQLIVDGCSNADIAEKLYITVGTVKTHVRNILNKLCANDRTQAAVRAIRSGLVN, from the coding sequence ATGGAGAAAATTCGCATTGCCTTAATTGAAGATGAAGATTTGATTCGCCAAGGTTTGCAGGATGCTTTGACCATGGAACCCAGTTTTGAGTGGGTGGGGGAAGCCGCCAATGGCCGGTTGGGATTGGTGATGATGCAACAAACACGGCCCGATGTGGTAATCATCGATATTGGCCTGCCCGACATGAACGGCATTGATGTCACCCAACAGTTGAAAAAAGGCCCGCTCAATTGCCAATGTCGGGTAGTGATTTTGACCCTCAATGACCAAGAAGAAACAGTATTGGCCGCCTTCAGTGCTGGAGCCGATGCCTATTGCATGAAAGATAGCCGCACTGAATTGTTAATTGAAGCGATTCAAGCCACCCATGGTGGTTTTGCCTGGATTGATCCGGCGATCGCCAGAATAGTTTTGGCCCATGCCCCAGGGGCGGAGCCATCGGAACCATCTTCCCCCAGCCGCACCTCTTTGTCCTATGGGTTGACGGAACGGGAGCTGGAGGTTCTGCAGTTGATTGTGGACGGTTGTAGTAATGCCGACATTGCGGAAAAACTCTATATCACCGTGGGCACAGTTAAGACCCATGTACGGAATATCCTCAACAAGCTCTGCGCCAATGACCGCACCCAGGCGGCGGTGAGGGCCATCCGCTCCGGATTAGTTAATTAG
- the ppc gene encoding phosphoenolpyruvate carboxylase has product MNLAVPAFGLSTNWSGNGNGSNSEEESVLYQRLKMVEELWERVLQSECGQELVDLLTELRLQGTHEAITSEISEEVIMGITQRIEHLELNDAIRAARAFALYFQLINIVEQHYEQNEQQRNRWEASQETNFYEQAGNEEEMVPPSRLGASTEPLPVGIDQNELQASVGTFHWLMRELKRLNVPPQHIQNLLDHLDIRLVITAHPTEIVRHTIRRKQRRVDRILRKLDQLQGSVTGRDWLNTWDAKTAIAQLTEEIRFWWRTDELHQFKPTVLDEVDYSLHYFDEVLFDAVPELSKRLGQAIKETFPHLRAPRANFCYFGSWVGGDRDGNPSVTPEVTWQTACYQRGLVLGKYLFSLGELVAILSPSLHWCKVSQELLDSLERDRIQLPEIYEELSLRYRQEPYRMKLAYVTKRLENTLRRNNRLANPEERQTMITMPAENHYRTGEELLEELRLIQRNLTETGLTCLELENLITQLEVYGFNLAQLDFRQESSRHAEAIAEIAEYMGVLTTPYEEMAEEDKLAWLGVELQTRRPLIPQEMPFSERTRETIETLRTLRHLQMEFGVDICQTYIISMTNDASDVLEVLLLAKEAGLYDPATASNSLRIVPLFETVEDLKNAPGIMDSLFSLPFYRATLAGSYHSLKELQNQPPDYYQIPTTTALLNPGNLQEIMVGYSDSNKDSGFLSSNWEIHKAQKSLQAVAQSHRVILRLFHGRGGSVGRGGGPAYKAILAQPAGTVDGRIKITEQGEVLASKYSLPELALYNLETLTTAVIQASLLKSSFDFIEPWNRIMEELACTARRAYRSLIYEEPDFLDFFLTVTPIPEISELQISSRPARRKGGKADLSSLRAIPWVFSWTQTRFLLPAWYGVGTALKSFVDQDPVKNMKLLRYFYFKWPFFNMVISKVEMTLSKVDLTIASHYVQELSKPEDRERFDRLFQQIKQEYQLTRDFAMEITAHPHLLDGDRSLQRSVLLRNRTIVPLGLLQISLLKRLRQVTQEAETSGVRYRRYSKEELLRGALLTINGIAAGMRNTG; this is encoded by the coding sequence ATGAACTTGGCAGTTCCTGCATTCGGTCTTTCCACTAACTGGTCTGGTAATGGCAATGGTTCCAACTCTGAAGAAGAGTCGGTGCTTTACCAGCGGTTAAAGATGGTGGAGGAATTGTGGGAAAGGGTGCTCCAAAGCGAATGTGGCCAGGAATTGGTGGATTTGCTGACGGAATTAAGGCTTCAGGGTACCCATGAGGCGATCACCAGCGAAATTTCCGAAGAAGTCATCATGGGTATTACCCAGCGCATTGAGCATTTAGAACTCAATGATGCCATCCGGGCGGCTCGGGCCTTTGCCCTATATTTCCAGTTGATCAACATCGTTGAACAGCACTACGAACAAAACGAGCAACAACGGAATCGTTGGGAAGCTTCCCAGGAAACCAACTTCTATGAGCAGGCGGGCAATGAGGAAGAAATGGTCCCCCCATCCCGATTAGGCGCGTCAACGGAACCATTGCCAGTGGGCATTGACCAGAATGAATTGCAAGCTTCTGTAGGTACGTTCCATTGGTTAATGAGGGAGCTAAAACGCCTCAATGTGCCCCCCCAACATATCCAAAATTTATTGGATCATCTGGACATTCGCCTGGTGATCACCGCTCACCCCACGGAAATTGTCCGTCACACCATCCGGCGCAAACAAAGAAGGGTGGACCGCATTCTTCGTAAACTAGATCAACTCCAGGGTTCTGTGACCGGTCGGGACTGGCTCAACACCTGGGATGCAAAAACGGCGATCGCCCAATTAACGGAGGAAATTCGCTTTTGGTGGCGTACCGACGAACTTCATCAGTTCAAACCCACTGTGTTGGACGAAGTGGACTATTCCCTCCATTATTTTGATGAAGTACTGTTCGACGCTGTACCGGAATTGTCCAAACGGTTAGGACAAGCTATTAAAGAAACCTTTCCCCATCTGCGGGCCCCCCGGGCTAATTTTTGTTATTTTGGCTCCTGGGTCGGTGGCGATCGGGACGGCAACCCTTCGGTAACCCCAGAAGTGACCTGGCAGACGGCCTGTTACCAGCGGGGTTTAGTGCTGGGGAAATATTTGTTTAGTTTGGGGGAACTGGTGGCCATTCTTAGCCCTTCCCTCCATTGGTGCAAAGTCTCCCAGGAATTGTTGGACTCTTTGGAACGGGACCGCATTCAATTACCGGAAATTTACGAAGAACTTTCTCTCCGCTATCGCCAGGAACCCTATCGGATGAAGCTGGCCTACGTTACCAAACGGCTGGAAAACACCCTGCGGCGTAATAATCGTCTAGCCAACCCAGAAGAACGGCAAACGATGATCACCATGCCGGCCGAAAATCACTATCGCACTGGGGAAGAATTATTAGAGGAATTAAGACTCATTCAGCGTAATCTGACCGAAACTGGTTTAACCTGCCTGGAGTTGGAAAATTTGATTACCCAGTTGGAAGTCTATGGCTTTAACCTAGCCCAGTTGGATTTTCGCCAGGAATCTTCCCGCCACGCCGAGGCGATCGCCGAAATTGCTGAGTATATGGGGGTACTCACCACTCCCTACGAAGAAATGGCCGAAGAAGATAAATTAGCCTGGTTAGGGGTAGAACTGCAAACCCGCCGTCCTTTAATTCCCCAGGAAATGCCCTTTTCGGAGCGGACTAGGGAAACCATTGAAACCCTCCGCACCCTGCGCCATCTACAAATGGAATTTGGGGTGGATATTTGCCAAACCTACATCATCAGCATGACCAACGATGCCAGTGATGTGTTGGAAGTATTGCTGTTAGCCAAGGAAGCCGGATTGTATGACCCGGCCACCGCCTCCAATTCCCTCCGCATTGTGCCCCTGTTTGAAACAGTAGAAGATCTCAAAAACGCTCCGGGGATTATGGATTCTCTTTTCAGCTTGCCTTTTTACCGGGCTACATTGGCGGGCAGTTACCATTCCTTAAAAGAGTTGCAAAATCAGCCACCGGATTATTACCAAATTCCCACCACCACAGCCCTACTAAATCCCGGCAATCTCCAGGAAATTATGGTGGGCTATTCCGACAGCAATAAAGACTCCGGCTTTTTGAGCAGTAACTGGGAAATTCATAAGGCCCAAAAATCACTGCAGGCAGTGGCCCAAAGCCATCGGGTAATTCTCCGGCTGTTCCACGGTCGAGGAGGATCTGTTGGCCGGGGGGGCGGCCCGGCCTATAAAGCCATTTTGGCCCAGCCCGCAGGCACCGTGGACGGTCGGATCAAAATTACCGAACAAGGGGAAGTGTTAGCTTCTAAATATTCCCTGCCAGAGTTGGCCCTCTACAACCTGGAAACTTTAACCACGGCGGTCATCCAAGCTAGTTTACTTAAAAGTAGTTTTGATTTCATTGAGCCCTGGAACCGGATTATGGAGGAGTTGGCCTGCACTGCCCGTCGAGCCTACCGGAGTTTGATTTACGAAGAACCGGACTTTTTAGATTTCTTCCTGACGGTTACCCCCATTCCTGAAATTAGCGAGTTACAGATTAGTTCCCGCCCTGCCCGACGTAAGGGGGGTAAAGCGGATCTCAGCAGTTTGCGGGCCATTCCCTGGGTGTTCAGTTGGACCCAAACCCGTTTCCTGCTGCCGGCTTGGTATGGGGTGGGCACGGCGTTGAAATCCTTTGTGGACCAAGACCCGGTCAAAAATATGAAGTTGTTGCGTTACTTCTATTTCAAATGGCCTTTCTTCAACATGGTGATCTCGAAGGTGGAAATGACCCTTTCCAAGGTGGACCTCACCATCGCTTCCCACTATGTGCAAGAGCTATCTAAGCCAGAAGACCGGGAACGATTCGATCGCCTTTTTCAGCAGATCAAGCAAGAGTATCAATTAACCAGGGACTTTGCCATGGAAATTACGGCCCATCCCCACCTCCTGGACGGCGATCGCTCTTTGCAACGGTCGGTACTCCTACGAAATCGTACTATTGTTCCCCTGGGGCTACTGCAGATTTCCCTGCTGAAACGTTTACGCCAAGTAACCCAGGAAGCGGAGACCAGCGGCGTGCGTTACCGTCGTTATTCCAAAGAAGAACTACTGCGGGGAGCTCTGTTAACCATTAACGGTATTGCGGCCGGAATGCGTAATACTGGTTGA
- a CDS encoding NfeD family protein produces MSPVYLWIVAGTILCLVEVIFPVDFVAVVMGLSAVATAGVALLVPGSFALQSLFWLGLSVLSIILLRRFLPRPSRKSILQDAVEGQCLTAILPGETGRVLYEGNSWRAECQDPDVAIAVNEKVYVVGRSGNTLLVYPANALQGRSDIQHPNF; encoded by the coding sequence ATGTCCCCTGTTTATCTCTGGATTGTAGCAGGCACCATACTCTGCCTTGTGGAAGTTATCTTCCCAGTGGATTTTGTGGCCGTTGTGATGGGATTAAGCGCTGTGGCTACCGCTGGAGTGGCCCTATTGGTCCCCGGCAGTTTTGCGCTCCAGTCCCTTTTTTGGTTGGGGTTATCGGTGTTGTCGATTATTTTACTGCGGCGTTTTCTGCCCCGGCCCAGCCGCAAAAGCATTCTCCAGGATGCAGTGGAAGGGCAATGTCTAACAGCTATTTTGCCCGGGGAAACCGGTCGGGTGCTCTATGAGGGCAACTCCTGGCGAGCGGAATGTCAGGATCCCGATGTGGCGATCGCCGTCAATGAAAAGGTTTATGTGGTGGGGCGCAGTGGCAATACGTTATTGGTTTATCCGGCCAATGCTCTCCAAGGGCGATCGGACATCCAACACCCCAATTTCTGA